The sequence AAATTCGCTCAACTTCTTCTCTGGTTTCGCCATGCTCTGCCACAGACATCAGGATCATTTCATCAATTCCAGATTTCATTTCCTTTATCTCGTCCAGTACTAATTGTGAACATTTCGAGAAATCTACAGGCACCACAACTTTCTGGAACTTACTAATGCAAATATTTTGCAGTTCTTCATCTTCGTCTTTCCGATACTTTTCTATTAAAACAGGCGTCGTCGTCATGCGAATGAGATCAAAGGTAGTGCTTCCCAGAAATATTTCTCTCAATATACTTTTTCCAATTGAACCTATTAAAATCATCGACGCTTCTTCTTTCTCAGCAATATGGGCAATTTCAGAAGCCGCAAACCCACCTAACACACTGATTTTCGTTGTTATGTTTTTCTTTTTTAGTTCCTCAGCTACTGCTTGAAGTTTTTCTTCTGTTTCCTTTTGAATGGAAACAATGGATCGATCTTCTCCTATTCTCAAATCGATCACATGCACCAGCACTACTTCTTCTAACCCGTTATCCACCAGCTCCTGTACACAGTTGAGTAATTTACTGGATGCGGGAGAAAAATCCATTGCAATCACTACTTTTCTTACTAACATCAGAAATCATCCTCCTTTTGGCTGCTTATTTACTTATCTTATACCCATAAAACGCATTATTTATATACTACCCTTAATCCTTGAAATAGTGCATAAAAAAAAGCGGTTAACACCGCTTTTTTAAGAACTTCTTAGTTTTGTTTTCGTTTAACAACCACCGCTAGTACTTTCACCTGCATAGTTTACCATAAACCTTTTTCCAAGAAAACCAGAACTAAAATCTACCACTACAGAACCAAAGTGTTCATCTGTATTCTCATCAACCACAAATTCAATGTCTTCTACTACCTGCTCTACGTCACCATCTTTTGCCTCGTCCAGAGACAGCGCAAACCTTGGACCTGCTCATCCAATACCAGATACGTAGATTCGTACTTTTTTACCATTCTCATTTTGCTTTAGAATTTCTTTTTTCGCTGCTTCTGTTATCGTGATTTTCATTTCTTTTTCCTCCCTTCCCCCAGGGGCGGGGTCAATATTATTCTACTACTTTCTATTGTTTTTGTCAACCTTCATTCGTTTCTTTTGTTAAAGCCACATGCTACTTGGACTAAAGTTGCAACAGCTGATCCTGTGCCACCTTTTTGCTCATAAGCTACAGGCTCCGAAGTTCGTGCTGTCCCCGCTATATCCAAGTGAACCCATGGTTTCTCTTCCACAAAAGCTTCTAAAAACATACCTGCTGTAATCATGCCTGCACCTTTACCGCCTACATTCGATAAATCGGCAATATCGCTTTTCAATTGATCCTTATACACGTCATCCTTAGGCATTGCCCATAGTCTTTCACCAGCCATTTTACCAGCATCTAACACCGATGCCTGAAAATCATCATCATTGGATAACACACCGGTGTAATGATTGCCTAGTGCCACAACCACAGCACCTGTTAAGGTTGCCACATCAATGATGTGGGTAGCTCCCAACCTTTCAACAAAGGTTAAGCAGTCCGCAAGAACCAACCGGCCTTCCGCATCTGTGTTTAATACTTCAACCGTCTGTCCACTTAAGGACTTCAGAACATCCCCTGGTCTGTAAGAAGAACGAGAAGGCATGTTTTCACAAATTCCTAAGATGCCTACCACATTAGCAAGTGGTCCAATATCAGCAATAGCTGCCATGGTTCCCAAAACAGCGGCGGCTCCTGCCATATCCGTCTTCATTTCTTCCATACCAGCTGCTGGTTTTAAGGAGATTCCGCCACTGTCAAAGGTCAGACCTTTTCCAACCAATCCCAGCATTTGATCTGTATTTTGTGGATCTCCTTCATATCTCATCACTACCAATTTTGGTTCTTTCTCACTGCCTTGAGCTACTCCCAAGAAGCAACCCATTCCGAGCTTTTCAATTTCTTCTTTTCCCATCACTTCTATTTTCATGCCCTTTTTTCGAGCAACCGCTTCCGCTTCCAGCGCCATATTTTCAGGCGTCATTTTATTTGCCGGTTCATTCACTAAGTTTCTAGTTAAGGATATTGCCTCCCCTATGCTTTGACCCATTTCTATGCCCTTCAGGAATTTTTCTTTTTCATCCTGTATAGCTGTATAAATGCGACAAGATGAAACCGTCAGTTCTTCTTCTTTTTCTTTTGTTTTGTACTGATTAAATTCATAGTTGCCTAGAACCAAGCCTTCACTAACAAAGCGTCCCACTTCTTCCGCCTGAAAAGGCAGTGGTTCAATGTTCCAAAAACCTAGTTTAGCACATTTTTCTTTTTTTGACTGCTTTACGGCTTTCGCCGCCGCTTTCTTCAAGGTAAAAACATCGATTTTATCTTTTTTTCCCATCCCTATCAATAACACTTTCCTAACCGGAATTTTTTGATGTGTGTAAATCAATGTTGTTTCATCTCTTTTGCCACAAAAACTTTTTTCTTCAAAGATTTCTGTAAGTTGACCACCTAAGGCTTTATCGATGGCCAGAAAAGAACTGTCCGATCTTTCACTGTCTTCAAATAATGCAATTGCCAAAAGATCAACTTCCATTTTTTCAGGTTTTTGTGCCGATACTTCTATTCTCATATTATCCCTCCAAATCATATTGTATGCTTCTTTTTGTCAGTTATTATATAAATCCTTAAGCATAGCGTCAGCCATGTTCGTGCCCGTTTTCTTCTTCCTTTTGCCGAATCAGAACAATGAATAATTTTCGTAAAAAAAGTCTGATAACACTAAACACCGGGACACCTAGAAACATTCCCATGACACCGAAAAGTTTTCCTCCTATAATAATAGAAAAGATCACCCAGAAAGGTGGCATCCCAACACTGCTTCCTAAAATCTTAGGTCCCAGGTATAGACCGTCAAATTGCTGAAGCGCCAAGAGAAATGCGACCACCCAAAAAGCTTTCACCGGACTGTCTATCAATGTTAATAATCCTGCCGGAATCATTCCTAATATGGGTCCAAAGTATGGAATCATATTGGCTACGCCTACAAATACACTCAGTAATAGCGCATACCGAATATCCATCAAAAGCATTCCAATATAGCACAATATTCCAATAATTAGAGAATCAATAGATTTACCAACAATAAATCGAGAAAACAAGTAATCTGCTTCTCGTCCAAAATCTTTAATTTTCTCCACCTTATCTTTGCGAAAAAATGCACGCAGCACAGATTCCATGCCATTTTTAAAAGATTCCTTATCCGCCAATGCATATACCGAGATTACCAAACCAAGAACAAAATTAAGAAACCCGGAAGTAATTGCCATAGCCCTGTTAATAACAAGAGCAACGGATATTTCCATAATTTCACTGGCTCGATCCAGGTAGCGATCTAAATTTTGCTCGATTGGTTCTGCAAAATCATATAGGTCAATATTAATATGATAGATCTGAATCGTTCTAAACTCCGTTGACCAACGATTAATAAAAGTTTCGATAAACGCGGCATACTCCGGCGCTCTTCTGGCAATATCTCTTACATTAGCAATGATTTGCGGCACAATGATCATAATTAAGGCGGTTAATGCACCTGCAAAAATAAGGTATACGCTTAAAATACTTAGATTGCGCCGTCGTTTTGCACTTTTTTCTTTCCCGAAAATTCTTCTAAAAAACCTGGTTTCAAACCACCTGACTCCTGGATTAAGAAGATAGGCAATAAATCCCGCTATTATAAATGGGCTAAGAAGCTTTCTAAGCCATTTAAATCCAAGCCTCACACTATCAACAAAAATAGTAAGATTATCCACTACATGATAAAAGATAATCGCGATAATAATCGTCAACGATGCATAAAGCGTATATTTTAAGTATTGATGGTCCCATTTAATGCGCAACCAAAACCCTCCCGCCTCTGTTATTATTCTCATGCTTTACAGGCTTTATTATAACGCAATATGCATTTTTCTTCCATCCTAAACAGGATTCTTAATTTCTGGTGGCGTTTAAACTCCACCAGAAGGTTAGAAGCCGTTTTATTTATTCACACGATATGCCGGTACTGTATAACACTCCACCACAGATCCAATAATACTTTTACGCCCTGTTCTGATATAGGGGCCCTGAAACTTTTCATTGTACACAAAACACCCCATCAAGTATTGTTGCTCTTCGAAGGTCACTTCCCCTTTTTCAAACATAGCCATTGGCATTCTAGGAACATGACAATACTGCTGTATCAAGTAGTTCTGTGAACTTGCTTTTTCTAAGAGTTGCTTCCATTCTTCTACTGAATAATCCTGACCTGCATATACTCCTGATGAAGCATACAAATCTTCCGGCTTTATAATATAATGCTGTTTATGATCTACCCATTCTTGCCATTGATCAGGGTTGCCTTTATCTAAAATAGCTGTATAGGGAATATGGTTGCGAATAAAGGCTTTTTCCTCCGGCTCCAAAAAATCATTGACGTCTTCGTTATGCAAAACCGCAAAAAAACGTTTGTTATGAGGTATTTGTGATCGAAAGGGACCTACCACACAAACATTCCCGTCCAAATAGGCGTCTGTCAATGCCTTTGTAGCCGGATACCGTTCTACCGCTTCCCAGCTAACCAATCGACGATATACCGCATCAATGGAAAAGTCTCCAGCCTTAAGCTTGCCTTCCGAATAAGAAAGTTCCCGGACATCTACTATTCGAGTGGGACATCCACAAGTCTCAAAGGCCTTTTGAAATTCGATGAACTCAGACGGTACCTCATCCTGAAACCAGTCAATAATAGCAATGTTCGGAAAGGATTTCTCTCCCGAAAATGCTCGATAATTTTCTAAAAAAGCGGTTGTCCAGCTCTTGAAAAACTCCCCTTCCTTCAGCTCTAACTCATCTAGCGGTGATGTGTTTATGCTTGGTGAAGTCCCAATAATTCGCTGTAATTCTCGGCATTCCGTCATGCCTGAAGAGCCATCCGTATTCATTTCACACAATTGAAAGCTCCCATCAAAATGATAAAAAACATCGATTCGAGTCATTGGTACAGCATAATGGTAGCCGGGATCTTTTAGTATCAATGCTTCCATTAAATCATTAAAACCAAAAAGCCGCCGATAATCCGGTTCTGCTAAATATCGCTCCGTTACCTTCTTTGTGATCTCCAGCATTTTAACTGAAATTTTTTCCAGGTCTTCCCATTGCTCCTCTGTAAGAAAAAAAGGTTGGTAGAGAAATTCCACAGGTTTACCCTTGTATTTTGCAGGCGATGCTTCTACTTCTTTCAGCGCTTCTTGGTAGTCTCTCCAAAATGAGCTTGGATCACGCTTTACCATTTGTTCATATAAGTCAAACCCAATACTGGGAAGTCCCTTCATTTTTTTTCCTCCCCAAATCCTCTATTGGCCGCAAGATACTTCATCCAGTCCGCTTCTTTCTTTGCCCGTTGAAGCGAAATATCCGCCAGCGTTTTTTCTTCTTCAACCAGTACTTCCAATTTGGATAACCAGTTTCTTTCTTCTTTATTGAGGACCCTCTTTGCTAAGTCAAAAAGAATAAGCATTATTTCACGACACGTGTGTCCTTCTATTTTAATCCCATATCCTTTTTCCATTATTTGCCTTCTGTAATTCAATAATTTTTGATCCGTCACATCCTTAGATAATCGATACAGGTAATCCAATGCTTCCTGCTGATAAAATAATCCTTTAATCAGAGCCGTAAAAGCCAAATTGTAAGGAAATGGAATAGAATCCGCCATTCTAATTTCCATATACTGCCTCAGTCTAACATCAGGAAAAACCATAGACAGCAAATGATCCACTTCTTCATCGCTTAGTAAGTCAAAGTTTTCCAGTTCACCAGCTTTTTTGTTTTCCGCATCAATAAAGCGGTTGTCTTTCTTAGTCATAATAGGACAGACATTCAAGATATAACGAGCATACTCTCGATATCCAAAAGACCTGTCCATCACCCCCGGAATCAATCCACTTCTGGCAGGATCCGTTTCATCCCATATAGCTGTTCTCATGCTGTGATGCGTCACCGGATTCCCCTCAAAATAAGGGGCGTTATCGGTTAGCAACGCTAGGACAGGCATTAAAAAATGAGCTACTCTAAACTTTTTACTAAAATCTTCCTCGTTACAGTAATCAATCACTACCTGAAGCGAGGCCGTGCCTTTCATCATATTATGGGCATACCTGCCACGCTTTTTAAGGTATTCCGACATAAAAACATACCGTTCTTTCGGATTAAAAGGTATCTCATTAATGGAAGATTTTGGATGATAACCGATGCATAGTAACCACTGATCCTGAGACTCTGTAATAGGAATAATTTTTTCTAGAAAATTATGATAAATGGAGGCCATCTCTTCTAATTGTGCACATGGTCGAATGCTGATTTCGATCTGCCCCCCCGGTTCAAGGGTAATCTGATAGTCAGGGTGAGACAGTCCTATTAAATGACTTTTCTCCCATATCGGTTCATGTGCTTCATCCTTCATTTGATCAAGAATAGCTTCTATTCCTTTATCCTGTTCATAAGAAACACTCTGCCCACTTATTTTATCAACAACAAAATGCTCCAGTTCCATTCCTATCATTACCGCATCTGGATTTTTTTCTCCTTTTTTAAGTAATTCAATTACTCTGTCTTCTTTATACTGCCATGTATTCATGCTTACACCCGCTTTCCTTGATGTCAAACCTCAAAACGATACTATTACACGTTTATTGCTACCCTCATTCCTTTATTTTACACAGATTCCATCATTTAGCAACAAAAAACCCTCCCCAGAAAACTGGAGAGGGATAAGAAAAGGGCTCCAGAGGGGGCCCTGGAGCAACAAGTTAAGCTTCTGTTGCTGTTGTTCCTGATGGACTCATTTCTTTCTTTTTCTTTTTTACTTTTACATATTGCGAACCTAAAATAATGGCAATAATCAATATTCCAATGGCATCTTGCATCATATTAGCACTAATGAGAAGCAAGGATGCTCCCAAAAGAACTATTCTTTGAATAACCGGTATCGTCGCAAAGAAGTATCCTTCCGCTGCACTGGCCAGTATCGTTACCCCTATAATCGCTGTCGAAGCTACCAATACACCTTCTAAAAAAGTAGTCCCTCTTAAAAGCAAGGCGCTATTATAAACAAACATATAGGGTACAATAAATCCGGCAATCGATAGCTTCATTGACTCAACGCCCGTCTTCATTGCGTTACCACCAGAAATACCTGCGGCCGCAAAAGAAGCCAGAGCTACTGGAGGAGTAATGTTTGCAAACATCGCGAAATAAAAGACAAATAAATGAGCGACAATCGGCTCAATACCCAGTTGGATTAAAGCTGGAGCAGCCATGGTCGCCGTGATGAGATAAGCCGGTATACTCGGTAGTCCCATCCCAAGAATAATACAGGTCAACATGGTGAAAATCAACGTAAACATCAGGCTGGTACCACCTAAAGA is a genomic window of Tindallia californiensis containing:
- a CDS encoding AI-2E family transporter, which translates into the protein MRIKWDHQYLKYTLYASLTIIIAIIFYHVVDNLTIFVDSVRLGFKWLRKLLSPFIIAGFIAYLLNPGVRWFETRFFRRIFGKEKSAKRRRNLSILSVYLIFAGALTALIMIIVPQIIANVRDIARRAPEYAAFIETFINRWSTEFRTIQIYHINIDLYDFAEPIEQNLDRYLDRASEIMEISVALVINRAMAITSGFLNFVLGLVISVYALADKESFKNGMESVLRAFFRKDKVEKIKDFGREADYLFSRFIVGKSIDSLIIGILCYIGMLLMDIRYALLLSVFVGVANMIPYFGPILGMIPAGLLTLIDSPVKAFWVVAFLLALQQFDGLYLGPKILGSSVGMPPFWVIFSIIIGGKLFGVMGMFLGVPVFSVIRLFLRKLFIVLIRQKEEENGHEHG
- a CDS encoding iron-sulfur cluster biosynthesis family protein; protein product: MKITITEAAKKEILKQNENGKKVRIYVSGIG
- a CDS encoding glutamate--cysteine ligase; this translates as MNTWQYKEDRVIELLKKGEKNPDAVMIGMELEHFVVDKISGQSVSYEQDKGIEAILDQMKDEAHEPIWEKSHLIGLSHPDYQITLEPGGQIEISIRPCAQLEEMASIYHNFLEKIIPITESQDQWLLCIGYHPKSSINEIPFNPKERYVFMSEYLKKRGRYAHNMMKGTASLQVVIDYCNEEDFSKKFRVAHFLMPVLALLTDNAPYFEGNPVTHHSMRTAIWDETDPARSGLIPGVMDRSFGYREYARYILNVCPIMTKKDNRFIDAENKKAGELENFDLLSDEEVDHLLSMVFPDVRLRQYMEIRMADSIPFPYNLAFTALIKGLFYQQEALDYLYRLSKDVTDQKLLNYRRQIMEKGYGIKIEGHTCREIMLILFDLAKRVLNKEERNWLSKLEVLVEEEKTLADISLQRAKKEADWMKYLAANRGFGEEKK
- a CDS encoding universal stress protein; translated protein: MLVRKVVIAMDFSPASSKLLNCVQELVDNGLEEVVLVHVIDLRIGEDRSIVSIQKETEEKLQAVAEELKKKNITTKISVLGGFAASEIAHIAEKEEASMILIGSIGKSILREIFLGSTTFDLIRMTTTPVLIEKYRKDEDEELQNICISKFQKVVVPVDFSKCSQLVLDEIKEMKSGIDEMILMSVAEHGETREEVERILEDYRKKLEEIAEDFRSLGITVKIKVDVGLPSKLITTTAEQENATLVVMATRGAGLLKSLLLGSTSDAVSRHSKRPVLLIPCGK
- a CDS encoding leucyl aminopeptidase; the protein is MRIEVSAQKPEKMEVDLLAIALFEDSERSDSSFLAIDKALGGQLTEIFEEKSFCGKRDETTLIYTHQKIPVRKVLLIGMGKKDKIDVFTLKKAAAKAVKQSKKEKCAKLGFWNIEPLPFQAEEVGRFVSEGLVLGNYEFNQYKTKEKEEELTVSSCRIYTAIQDEKEKFLKGIEMGQSIGEAISLTRNLVNEPANKMTPENMALEAEAVARKKGMKIEVMGKEEIEKLGMGCFLGVAQGSEKEPKLVVMRYEGDPQNTDQMLGLVGKGLTFDSGGISLKPAAGMEEMKTDMAGAAAVLGTMAAIADIGPLANVVGILGICENMPSRSSYRPGDVLKSLSGQTVEVLNTDAEGRLVLADCLTFVERLGATHIIDVATLTGAVVVALGNHYTGVLSNDDDFQASVLDAGKMAGERLWAMPKDDVYKDQLKSDIADLSNVGGKGAGMITAGMFLEAFVEEKPWVHLDIAGTARTSEPVAYEQKGGTGSAVATLVQVACGFNKRNE
- a CDS encoding glutathionylspermidine synthase family protein gives rise to the protein MKGLPSIGFDLYEQMVKRDPSSFWRDYQEALKEVEASPAKYKGKPVEFLYQPFFLTEEQWEDLEKISVKMLEITKKVTERYLAEPDYRRLFGFNDLMEALILKDPGYHYAVPMTRIDVFYHFDGSFQLCEMNTDGSSGMTECRELQRIIGTSPSINTSPLDELELKEGEFFKSWTTAFLENYRAFSGEKSFPNIAIIDWFQDEVPSEFIEFQKAFETCGCPTRIVDVRELSYSEGKLKAGDFSIDAVYRRLVSWEAVERYPATKALTDAYLDGNVCVVGPFRSQIPHNKRFFAVLHNEDVNDFLEPEEKAFIRNHIPYTAILDKGNPDQWQEWVDHKQHYIIKPEDLYASSGVYAGQDYSVEEWKQLLEKASSQNYLIQQYCHVPRMPMAMFEKGEVTFEEQQYLMGCFVYNEKFQGPYIRTGRKSIIGSVVECYTVPAYRVNK